Proteins encoded together in one Vulcanisaeta thermophila window:
- a CDS encoding mandelate racemase/muconate lactonizing enzyme family protein: protein MPRLVDIGVFPASIPYDDDPPTVFRDSWGVQLYVKVDLGGYVGWGEVLVYGSGVVDAYIGVINDVIKPALVGSSIEAVGDIGGVVKRLEKLLFTAGLCGVVMGAVGGVEMALWDAYAKYVGKPLASLLGGPVRYEVPVYASFPRYSRIDYVVKAVDKALSRGFTMVKLHEHPDQVPEALKAIRDSQGYDVKVAVDVNAPFERPEDALEFIGRIHRYEPAWVEEPTWPPYDYEKLSTIAQKSPIPVAAGENEYTLTGFRALASTGVAYVQPDISKVGGVLKMMEITNELARMGKPVAPHHRPHRSILAHTYTLHIASLSNEIVTVEWPLAPWPQDLINVDLPIRNGMISIAGLMRGSGVGVSINQELLGSRYNYRGGYRPLVFH from the coding sequence ATGCCTAGGCTTGTGGATATTGGTGTCTTCCCGGCATCGATACCGTATGATGATGACCCGCCCACGGTGTTTAGGGATTCATGGGGCGTTCAATTATACGTTAAAGTGGATCTAGGGGGTTACGTGGGCTGGGGCGAGGTCCTTGTTTACGGTAGTGGGGTTGTGGATGCTTATATTGGTGTGATTAATGACGTAATAAAACCAGCGTTGGTTGGGTCGAGCATAGAGGCTGTGGGTGATATTGGGGGTGTTGTTAAGAGGCTCGAGAAGTTACTATTCACAGCGGGGCTCTGCGGCGTTGTGATGGGTGCGGTGGGTGGTGTTGAGATGGCCCTATGGGATGCATACGCTAAGTACGTGGGTAAGCCCCTGGCAAGCCTCTTGGGTGGTCCCGTTAGGTACGAGGTGCCCGTTTACGCGAGTTTTCCCAGGTATTCGAGGATTGATTACGTGGTTAAGGCCGTAGACAAGGCCCTGAGCAGGGGATTCACCATGGTTAAGCTACATGAACACCCTGACCAAGTCCCTGAGGCGCTAAAAGCCATTAGGGACTCCCAGGGTTATGATGTGAAGGTGGCGGTTGATGTAAATGCACCCTTCGAGCGCCCTGAGGATGCCCTGGAATTCATAGGGAGGATTCATAGGTATGAGCCCGCATGGGTTGAGGAGCCCACATGGCCCCCTTATGATTATGAGAAACTAAGCACAATAGCCCAGAAGTCACCCATTCCAGTGGCTGCTGGGGAGAATGAGTACACACTAACCGGCTTCAGGGCATTAGCGAGTACTGGCGTTGCCTACGTACAACCCGACATATCCAAGGTGGGCGGTGTATTAAAAATGATGGAGATAACCAATGAACTGGCAAGGATGGGTAAGCCCGTGGCCCCTCACCACAGGCCCCACAGGTCCATATTGGCGCATACATACACGCTGCACATAGCCTCGTTAAGCAATGAAATAGTCACTGTGGAGTGGCCCCTGGCGCCCTGGCCCCAGGACCTAATTAATGTGGATTTACCAATAAGGAATGGTATGATTAGTATAGCTGGGTTGATGAGGGGGTCGGGTGTGGGTGTTTCCATAAACCAGGAATTACTAGGGAGCAGGTATAATTACAGGGGTGGTTATAGACCACTTGTTTTTCATTAA
- a CDS encoding UxaA family hydrolase, translated as MERYTVKAYIRPDGSLGIRNHVVVIPVDDLSNTAALGVAKLIRGVVAIPHPYGRLQFGKDLDLLFHILSGTGANPNVYGVIVIGIEENWANKVADGIARTGKPVYVFPIEGNGDLKTIEMAARKAKELVQEASEQQRTEVDLSGFVFSIKCGESDTTSGLASNPATGYAVDKFVDLGNTVMFGETSELTGAEDIVAERIPDPGLREKFWRIYREYVGFIESQGVDLLGSQPTEGNIKGGLSTIEEKALGNIQKLGTKPITCVLDYLDPLTKPPKGQGQLCFVNTSSAAAEAVTLFAAKGSVMHLFTTGQGNVVGHPIIPVIKISANPKTVASMSEHIDVDVSDLLQLKVSLKEAGERIFNYALRVINGRLTAAEVLQHDEFSPIKLYISA; from the coding sequence ATGGAGAGGTACACCGTGAAGGCCTACATAAGGCCTGATGGTTCCCTGGGCATTAGGAACCACGTTGTTGTGATACCCGTGGATGATTTATCAAACACCGCAGCCCTAGGCGTGGCCAAGCTCATTAGGGGCGTGGTTGCCATTCCCCATCCCTACGGTAGGCTTCAGTTCGGTAAGGACCTAGACCTACTCTTCCACATACTGAGTGGCACGGGTGCTAACCCCAATGTCTACGGCGTCATAGTCATTGGTATTGAGGAGAATTGGGCCAATAAGGTGGCTGATGGCATTGCCAGGACTGGGAAGCCCGTTTACGTATTCCCCATTGAGGGTAATGGTGATTTAAAGACCATAGAGATGGCTGCCAGGAAGGCCAAGGAGCTTGTCCAGGAGGCCAGTGAGCAGCAGAGGACCGAGGTGGACCTGTCTGGTTTCGTATTCAGTATAAAGTGCGGGGAGTCAGACACCACCTCAGGCCTTGCCTCAAACCCAGCCACGGGATACGCCGTGGATAAGTTCGTGGATTTAGGTAACACCGTGATGTTTGGGGAAACCAGTGAGTTAACGGGTGCCGAGGACATAGTTGCGGAGAGGATACCAGACCCTGGGCTCAGGGAGAAGTTCTGGAGGATTTATAGGGAGTACGTGGGCTTTATAGAGAGCCAGGGCGTGGATTTACTGGGTTCACAACCCACGGAGGGCAATATAAAGGGTGGTTTATCCACGATAGAGGAGAAGGCCCTGGGAAACATACAGAAGCTGGGGACGAAACCCATAACCTGCGTCCTTGATTACCTGGACCCACTAACAAAGCCACCCAAGGGCCAGGGGCAACTGTGCTTCGTAAACACCTCATCAGCAGCCGCCGAGGCCGTAACCCTCTTCGCAGCTAAGGGCTCGGTAATGCACCTCTTCACTACGGGGCAGGGCAACGTGGTTGGGCACCCAATAATACCCGTAATTAAGATAAGTGCCAACCCTAAGACCGTGGCATCCATGAGCGAGCACATAGACGTGGATGTCTCAGACCTGTTACAACTTAAGGTGAGCCTTAAGGAGGCTGGTGAGAGGATATTCAACTACGCACTGAGGGTAATAAATGGTCGCCTAACGGCCGCCGAGGTCCTACAGCATGATGAATTCTCACCAATTAAATTATACATAAGCGCATAA
- a CDS encoding UxaA family hydrolase, with protein sequence MSLKFVIHNKLDNVGVAIDDIKAGEDVMGVYIEDRSEGPRLRALNDIPLGHKIALRDIRAGERVIKYGRVIGVATRDIRAGEHVHIRNLKSLRWGDLAKRGGSK encoded by the coding sequence ATGTCGCTGAAGTTCGTTATTCATAATAAGTTGGATAACGTGGGTGTGGCCATTGATGATATAAAGGCTGGGGAGGATGTGATGGGTGTGTATATTGAGGATAGAAGTGAGGGGCCACGACTAAGGGCACTAAATGATATACCACTTGGGCATAAAATCGCGCTCAGGGATATTAGAGCTGGGGAGAGGGTTATTAAGTACGGTAGGGTTATTGGCGTGGCCACCAGGGACATTAGGGCTGGGGAGCACGTTCACATTCGCAACCTGAAGTCATTAAGGTGGGGTGACTTGGCAAAGAGGGGTGGTTCCAAATGA
- a CDS encoding MFS transporter: protein MQPHDSHQEPSLRIMILLAIASTAGLTIEFYSFVVYGYAAALVFPKLIFPHVPPSLGTVLAFLTFAAGFPARIIGAFVFGHFGDKISRRVAFTWDLVITGAATALIGLLPPASVIGYATAPILLTLLRFFQGFGLGGEFGGATALLAEFGARRKYRAFWVGFANAGFPIGGALGALALLIPNFSTTGWRIAFLLSLVIAIPAIITRYIIAESPMFMEILRRKLTERAPSITVFKRYWAPIILLALLSAFQQFDGYTSLTYIVRLMNQLGYSTIIITLTLVVGRVFDFLGVPINGFLARFMRRRTEAIITILITTALSYPYVLALLSRNLAFVLLMQALIVLWGVGILHAFAPTWASEQFPTKYRYSGPGIAYETAAFIGGAFTPAILESLIRNQVERALYIIPGFYAIYAVIAIIAALLLRETKDINLEMLDKE from the coding sequence ATGCAACCCCATGATAGCCACCAGGAGCCTAGCCTAAGGATAATGATTCTATTGGCGATAGCATCTACTGCGGGATTAACAATCGAGTTTTACTCCTTCGTGGTTTACGGCTACGCAGCCGCACTTGTTTTTCCAAAGCTCATTTTCCCCCATGTTCCTCCGTCACTGGGTACGGTACTTGCCTTCCTAACATTTGCGGCGGGCTTTCCCGCTAGGATCATCGGCGCTTTCGTTTTCGGTCATTTTGGTGATAAGATTAGTAGGAGGGTTGCATTCACATGGGATTTAGTAATCACGGGTGCCGCAACTGCACTTATCGGCCTATTACCACCAGCCTCTGTGATAGGGTATGCGACGGCGCCCATATTGCTGACCCTTCTACGTTTCTTCCAGGGATTTGGGCTTGGTGGTGAGTTTGGCGGGGCCACGGCCCTACTGGCGGAGTTTGGTGCCAGGAGAAAATATAGGGCATTTTGGGTTGGGTTTGCAAACGCTGGTTTCCCAATAGGGGGTGCGCTCGGTGCCTTAGCATTGTTAATACCTAACTTCTCAACAACTGGCTGGAGAATAGCTTTCCTATTATCCCTCGTTATTGCCATACCAGCGATAATTACCAGGTATATTATCGCCGAAAGCCCCATGTTCATGGAGATACTGCGCAGAAAACTTACTGAAAGGGCACCAAGCATAACCGTATTCAAGAGGTACTGGGCACCTATAATACTACTGGCACTACTATCAGCATTTCAGCAATTTGATGGATACACCTCATTAACGTACATAGTTAGACTAATGAATCAGTTAGGCTATTCTACGATAATAATAACGTTAACATTAGTCGTTGGGCGAGTATTTGATTTCTTAGGTGTACCAATTAATGGCTTCCTGGCTAGATTCATGAGAAGAAGAACGGAAGCTATCATAACTATATTAATAACTACGGCGCTATCGTACCCCTACGTTTTGGCTTTACTCTCAAGAAACCTTGCCTTTGTGCTCCTGATGCAGGCGCTTATAGTTTTATGGGGTGTAGGAATACTGCACGCATTTGCACCTACCTGGGCCTCCGAGCAGTTTCCAACGAAGTATAGATACTCAGGGCCTGGTATTGCCTATGAAACAGCCGCCTTCATTGGTGGTGCCTTCACGCCCGCAATATTGGAATCGTTAATAAGGAATCAAGTGGAAAGGGCACTGTACATAATACCGGGATTTTACGCAATATATGCTGTTATAGCAATAATAGCAGCATTATTACTAAGAGAAACAAAGGATATTAACCTAGAGATGTTGGATAAAGAATAA
- a CDS encoding GntR family transcriptional regulator produces the protein MALSERVYRELLNGIVSGRFRLGEVLKEDALAELFNVSRTPIREALARLERDGLVIKSGKSYVIVPLSRDDVLQLYEVRKPLELLSAELAARRISDELVAELRDAVARMRDEASKPDPDPVLLAELNGKIHNIIARASGNKYLVEYLSEIRLKLMVVRVTLFTTYGRRVEEAVEHAAIADAVIQRKPELARERMEEHMDHVIDYVKSKVLPLLFP, from the coding sequence ATGGCATTATCAGAGAGGGTATACAGGGAATTGCTTAATGGTATAGTGAGTGGTAGGTTTAGGCTTGGTGAGGTCCTTAAGGAGGATGCCCTGGCTGAGTTATTCAACGTAAGTAGGACGCCCATTAGGGAGGCTTTGGCGAGGCTCGAGCGTGATGGGCTTGTTATCAAGTCGGGTAAGTCCTACGTAATAGTGCCCCTGTCAAGGGATGACGTACTTCAGCTCTATGAGGTTAGGAAGCCATTGGAATTATTATCCGCTGAGTTGGCTGCCAGGAGGATCAGTGATGAATTAGTTGCTGAGTTGAGGGATGCTGTGGCTAGGATGAGGGATGAGGCTAGTAAGCCCGACCCAGACCCCGTTTTATTAGCTGAATTGAACGGTAAAATACACAACATCATTGCTAGGGCTAGCGGTAATAAGTACCTTGTGGAGTACCTGAGTGAGATTAGGCTTAAGCTTATGGTGGTTAGGGTGACGTTATTCACAACGTACGGTAGGAGGGTTGAGGAGGCTGTGGAGCACGCGGCCATAGCTGATGCCGTGATACAGAGGAAACCCGAACTTGCCAGAGAGAGGATGGAGGAGCACATGGACCACGTAATTGATTACGTGAAGAGTAAGGTACTGCCCCTGTTATTCCCATAG
- a CDS encoding Nre family DNA repair protein, which produces MVRFAQLPPDFWREFKQWRSVTGVLSGESPPGNFVGSVGYPVLNVGALTTNEDAQVLDSPEAWYRMGLGQWDIVKFRMKLVLARTKVNVKDVNNPLVRKIQELSISRKPVDVEVRLRGPAPRLMADGYHAPLGVVAIMDSLRITSNVSAERVVERLINDADVDARTAVIELYRAGIPISRIQRMFSVGLLGNARSRRLVPTRWSITAVDSIVGDELRSGIKDYDWINNYEIHRMSYMGNNYVILLIPGPWSYELIEVKMPGSVWNRSGDKPRIYVDREGTMGMRKYAEETGGAFYAIRLGVLEYLERIRRQATVVAIREVTPDYKVPVGIWQAREAVRNGMGKDVVRFSDLNEAINYTNQVLITRKLWTKYTTNLRQSRLM; this is translated from the coding sequence GTGGTTAGGTTTGCACAATTACCGCCAGACTTCTGGAGGGAGTTTAAGCAGTGGCGTAGTGTTACCGGGGTTTTGAGTGGTGAGTCCCCACCCGGTAACTTCGTAGGGTCCGTGGGCTACCCAGTACTGAATGTTGGTGCCTTAACAACGAATGAGGATGCACAGGTTCTCGATAGCCCCGAGGCTTGGTATCGAATGGGCCTCGGTCAATGGGATATTGTGAAGTTCAGGATGAAGCTCGTGCTGGCCAGGACCAAGGTGAATGTTAAGGATGTTAACAATCCGTTGGTTAGGAAGATTCAGGAGTTGAGTATTAGTCGTAAGCCCGTGGACGTGGAGGTTAGGTTAAGGGGCCCCGCACCGAGGCTCATGGCCGATGGTTACCACGCACCCCTAGGTGTGGTTGCCATAATGGATAGCCTAAGGATAACATCAAACGTTAGTGCCGAGAGGGTTGTTGAGAGGTTGATTAATGATGCTGATGTAGATGCCAGAACCGCAGTGATAGAGCTCTACAGGGCTGGTATACCCATATCGAGGATTCAGAGGATGTTCTCAGTGGGCTTATTGGGTAACGCAAGGAGTAGGCGATTAGTACCCACCAGGTGGTCCATAACCGCTGTGGATAGCATAGTGGGTGACGAGTTAAGGAGTGGGATTAAGGACTACGATTGGATTAATAATTACGAGATCCACAGAATGAGTTACATGGGGAATAACTACGTGATCCTACTGATCCCTGGGCCCTGGTCCTACGAATTAATTGAGGTAAAAATGCCAGGCTCCGTGTGGAATAGGAGTGGTGATAAGCCAAGAATCTACGTGGATAGGGAGGGAACCATGGGCATGAGGAAATACGCGGAGGAGACCGGGGGCGCCTTCTACGCCATAAGGCTCGGTGTCCTGGAATACCTAGAAAGAATTAGGAGGCAGGCCACCGTCGTTGCCATTAGGGAGGTAACCCCCGATTATAAGGTACCCGTGGGTATTTGGCAGGCCAGGGAGGCCGTTAGGAACGGCATGGGTAAGGACGTGGTAAGGTTCAGTGATTTAAACGAAGCCATTAATTACACTAACCAGGTATTAATAACCAGGAAGCTCTGGACCAAGTACACAACCAACCTGAGGCAGTCAAGGCTCATGTAG
- a CDS encoding DUF981 family protein, with protein MALFIDQLDIWLMTLGITLITSAYGVYMTFIRRPKVATDGASETVQVTRAVYVEVSRVLGIFYTAVGVYALATGVWASITWPLPSSYNLMFSDAWPMFGFVSLMIGLALALGYDVRYLSIPLMLFGIPVIVYGADILTYHLTREPTLAAGMYILLGLALLLNPGVMLTRGNVSRYMGYLVMMLLVLSGILAFVIGIPATFEHTAGWLKWAPWYGVSG; from the coding sequence ATGGCACTGTTCATAGATCAACTGGATATCTGGTTAATGACCCTGGGAATAACACTAATCACGTCGGCGTATGGTGTATACATGACCTTTATCAGGAGGCCTAAAGTAGCCACTGATGGTGCCTCGGAGACTGTCCAAGTCACGAGGGCTGTTTATGTCGAGGTTAGTAGGGTTCTTGGTATTTTCTACACCGCGGTGGGTGTTTATGCATTGGCCACTGGTGTTTGGGCTTCGATTACCTGGCCACTGCCAAGCTCCTACAATTTAATGTTCTCAGATGCGTGGCCCATGTTTGGGTTTGTTTCGTTAATGATTGGTTTAGCCCTGGCCCTTGGTTATGATGTTAGGTATCTCTCCATACCCCTAATGCTCTTTGGAATACCCGTTATTGTGTATGGTGCCGACATACTGACTTATCACCTAACCCGCGAGCCCACGTTGGCCGCTGGCATGTACATACTACTGGGCCTAGCCCTACTGCTTAATCCAGGCGTGATGCTCACAAGGGGTAATGTGAGTAGGTACATGGGTTACTTGGTGATGATGCTCCTGGTGCTCTCGGGCATACTGGCCTTTGTAATAGGCATACCAGCAACCTTTGAGCATACGGCTGGTTGGTTGAAGTGGGCGCCTTGGTACGGAGTCTCAGGCTAA
- a CDS encoding threonine--tRNA ligase has protein sequence MRLLFIHAEDFWFQVREKAIENPEPLTPELERGSAKNALVVFTSVEEGDNEDPGYMNYVADQILDVLNRVKAETLVLYPYAHLSPNLARPTRAMAILNALYNTLKAKSPVPVMRAPFGYYKAFDIKCYGHPLSELSKSLTPSMATTTATAAQPQAPRDLYVILTPNGEEYEASKYQFREGEDDLRALVEKEVFKRELEGGGEPRYLDYCRKFGFEWEPMSDTGHMRYGPAATLMMELVEDYAWKLANELGIPVFKIRGTNMFRRGERAIDEHARLFNERMYTIEGDRDELIMRYAACFQQFAMIRNWVLSYRDLPLGMLEIADSYRYEQPGETVLCFRLRRFYMPDLHIFTRDLSNAMELALRLHEIIFREIRRLGRDYVSLYNVTRQFYNEHRDYLVELARREGKPILVRIMPEQKYYWVLNVEFHIVDELRRPREIATFQFDVGNAQRFGIKYRDENGEVKYPVIIHTAILGSVERYIYALLDTAAIMESRKEVPRLPTWIAPVQVRIIPIGREHLDLANKVASELEGRMIRVDIDDRFDETLSRRIRDAETFWVPYIVVVGDREAKTGILSVRVRGLGKTLEVGVEELIGRIEEEIKGYPRRPLTMPKYLSMRPAMM, from the coding sequence ATGAGATTATTATTCATACACGCAGAGGACTTCTGGTTCCAGGTCAGGGAGAAGGCCATTGAAAACCCAGAACCACTAACCCCGGAGTTGGAGAGGGGCAGTGCCAAGAATGCCCTTGTGGTTTTCACGAGCGTTGAGGAGGGGGATAATGAGGACCCTGGGTATATGAACTACGTAGCCGACCAAATACTGGACGTGCTAAACAGGGTTAAGGCGGAAACCCTGGTGCTTTACCCATACGCGCACCTAAGCCCCAACCTGGCAAGGCCCACCAGGGCCATGGCAATACTAAACGCGCTCTACAACACACTTAAGGCCAAGTCCCCAGTCCCCGTGATGAGGGCACCCTTCGGTTATTACAAGGCCTTCGACATAAAGTGCTACGGACACCCACTATCGGAGCTCAGTAAGTCACTCACGCCATCAATGGCCACCACAACGGCAACCGCGGCCCAGCCCCAGGCGCCCAGGGACTTATACGTAATACTAACGCCAAATGGTGAAGAGTACGAAGCCTCCAAGTACCAGTTCAGGGAGGGTGAGGATGACCTAAGGGCCTTGGTGGAGAAGGAGGTGTTTAAGAGGGAGCTTGAGGGTGGTGGTGAGCCCAGGTACCTGGACTACTGCCGTAAGTTTGGCTTTGAGTGGGAGCCCATGAGCGACACTGGGCACATGAGGTATGGACCAGCCGCAACACTAATGATGGAGCTTGTGGAGGACTACGCGTGGAAACTGGCCAATGAGTTGGGGATACCCGTCTTCAAGATAAGGGGGACCAACATGTTCAGGCGCGGTGAGAGGGCCATTGACGAGCACGCCAGGTTGTTCAACGAGAGGATGTACACAATAGAGGGTGATAGGGATGAGTTGATAATGAGGTACGCAGCGTGCTTCCAGCAATTCGCAATGATAAGGAACTGGGTACTGAGCTATAGGGACCTGCCCCTCGGCATGTTGGAGATAGCCGATAGTTACAGGTATGAGCAGCCCGGGGAGACCGTACTATGCTTCAGGCTCAGGAGGTTCTACATGCCGGACCTCCACATATTCACCAGGGACTTGAGCAATGCCATGGAGTTGGCCCTGAGGCTCCATGAGATCATATTCAGGGAGATTAGGAGGTTGGGTAGGGACTACGTGAGCCTTTACAACGTGACCAGGCAATTCTACAATGAGCACAGGGACTACCTGGTGGAATTGGCCAGACGTGAGGGTAAGCCCATACTGGTTAGGATAATGCCCGAGCAGAAGTATTACTGGGTTTTGAATGTGGAGTTCCACATAGTGGATGAGCTCAGGAGGCCCAGGGAGATAGCCACATTCCAATTCGACGTGGGTAACGCCCAGAGGTTCGGTATTAAGTATAGGGATGAGAATGGCGAGGTAAAGTACCCAGTGATCATACACACGGCAATACTGGGCAGTGTGGAGAGGTACATATACGCACTACTGGACACGGCGGCAATAATGGAATCCAGGAAGGAGGTGCCCAGGCTACCCACGTGGATAGCACCCGTACAGGTTAGGATAATACCCATAGGCAGGGAGCACCTGGACCTAGCCAACAAGGTGGCTTCGGAGCTTGAGGGGAGGATGATTAGGGTGGACATAGATGACAGGTTTGATGAAACCCTGAGTAGGAGGATTAGGGATGCGGAGACCTTCTGGGTTCCGTACATAGTGGTCGTAGGGGATAGGGAAGCCAAGACGGGAATCCTCAGCGTTAGGGTTAGGGGGTTGGGGAAGACCTTGGAGGTTGGTGTTGAGGAGTTGATTGGGAGGATTGAGGAGGAGATAAAGGGATACCCAAGGAGGCCACTAACAATGCCCAAGTACCTAAGTATGAGGCCGGCGATGATGTAG